The Haloarchaeobius sp. HME9146 genome includes a region encoding these proteins:
- a CDS encoding HdeD family acid-resistance protein: MSEETHEFGDIEEQLESGPQMTTLSGDWRPLLFAGIALAIGGVLAIIFPFVTGISISVLLGAVLVLGGLVNVGHGISQMNWKGFVSQSLLGVLYAVAGIFLMANPVIGLTSLTLLLVGFFMLDGIIEIFLGLKLREEPNWGWLVASGVLSLVLASFILAEFPSSAVWAIGLLFGVNLLTTGLSFALFALGARETTEQETTPPVSKPGQA, from the coding sequence ATGAGTGAAGAGACACACGAGTTCGGTGACATCGAAGAACAGCTCGAATCGGGACCGCAGATGACGACGCTTTCGGGCGACTGGCGACCGCTGCTGTTCGCGGGTATCGCTCTCGCAATCGGGGGCGTCCTGGCCATCATCTTCCCGTTCGTCACGGGTATCTCGATATCGGTGCTGCTCGGTGCGGTACTGGTGCTCGGCGGCCTGGTCAACGTCGGCCACGGGATATCACAGATGAACTGGAAGGGGTTCGTCAGCCAGAGCCTCCTCGGCGTGCTCTACGCGGTCGCCGGGATATTCCTGATGGCGAACCCGGTCATCGGACTCACGTCGCTGACGCTGCTGCTGGTCGGGTTCTTCATGCTCGACGGCATCATCGAGATATTCCTCGGCCTGAAGCTCCGCGAGGAGCCGAACTGGGGTTGGCTCGTCGCCAGTGGCGTCCTCTCGCTGGTGCTCGCGTCGTTCATCCTGGCCGAGTTCCCGAGCAGTGCAGTGTGGGCCATCGGGCTCCTGTTCGGTGTGAACCTGCTCACGACGGGTCTCTCGTTCGCCCTGTTCGCTCTCGGTGCACGCGAGACGACCGAGCAGGAGACGACGCCGCCGGTCAGCAAGCCGGGGCAGGCGTAG
- a CDS encoding DUF192 domain-containing protein, which produces MNVRSESLILVAIVVVLVAAVVLQGGGQAAVNPGDSQDPVTDPGANSSGDDIILPPIGDEGNESPTSSDDDFGPDVTPPVDPGSDGAPDDGTTVPPTTTPPTTAPPTTTPDTGGESEFTNEGTAIFVVDGFTVGSATLEVADTPAEQEAGLSGRTALPDQAGMAFVFDQEYLVSMWMKDTTIPLDLIFVNAENVVVNVEQANPQPGVSDDQLARYESDAPVLYVIAVNQGYADELGIGAGTTVEMDI; this is translated from the coding sequence ATGAACGTGCGAAGCGAGTCCCTGATACTCGTCGCTATCGTCGTCGTACTGGTCGCGGCCGTCGTGCTCCAGGGTGGCGGACAGGCTGCAGTGAACCCCGGAGACAGCCAGGACCCGGTGACAGATCCCGGCGCGAACAGCTCCGGTGACGACATCATCCTCCCACCCATCGGTGACGAGGGGAACGAATCACCCACCAGCTCGGACGACGACTTCGGGCCGGACGTGACACCGCCAGTGGACCCCGGCAGTGACGGCGCTCCGGACGACGGGACCACCGTGCCGCCGACGACGACCCCGCCGACGACGGCGCCGCCGACCACCACGCCGGACACGGGCGGTGAGAGCGAGTTCACCAACGAGGGAACCGCCATCTTCGTCGTGGACGGCTTCACCGTCGGGAGCGCGACCCTCGAGGTCGCCGACACCCCTGCCGAACAGGAAGCGGGCCTGAGCGGACGGACCGCACTGCCCGACCAGGCCGGGATGGCCTTCGTCTTCGACCAGGAGTACCTCGTCTCGATGTGGATGAAGGATACCACGATTCCGCTCGACCTCATCTTCGTGAACGCGGAGAACGTGGTGGTCAACGTCGAGCAGGCGAACCCACAGCCGGGCGTCAGTGACGACCAGCTCGCTCGCTACGAGAGCGACGCACCCGTACTGTACGTCATCGCCGTCAACCAGGGCTACGCGGACGAACTCGGCATCGGTGCCGGGACGACCGTCGAAATGGATATCTGA
- the rdfA gene encoding rod-determining factor RdfA, protein MTSPSVSSSDHARSKVGRVIESYGLDTLGDDLERLWTTDGDDQYSLRELADYFNLEVLQAALEREGIYLSDPELETKYELLTGDEVGPSARTQAARNLEREGVDVDGVTGDFVSHQAIYRYLTNFRGASHETEERDPVESATQAIQRLKSRTTAVADSNLERLDDGGHLSVAEFEILVDVTVLCTNCGRSSDFGELLEHGGCPCVGEAD, encoded by the coding sequence GTGACTTCCCCCAGCGTTTCGTCCAGCGACCACGCTCGCAGCAAGGTTGGTCGCGTCATCGAGTCCTACGGGCTCGATACCCTCGGGGACGACCTCGAACGACTCTGGACCACCGACGGCGACGATCAGTACAGCCTCCGCGAGTTGGCGGACTACTTCAATCTCGAAGTGCTGCAGGCCGCGCTCGAGCGCGAAGGAATCTATCTCTCGGACCCCGAACTCGAGACAAAATACGAGCTGTTGACCGGCGACGAGGTGGGGCCGAGCGCCCGGACACAGGCCGCCCGCAATCTCGAACGCGAGGGCGTCGACGTCGATGGCGTGACGGGCGATTTCGTCTCGCATCAGGCCATCTACCGGTACCTGACGAACTTCCGGGGAGCCTCCCACGAGACGGAGGAACGCGACCCGGTCGAGTCCGCGACACAGGCGATCCAGCGACTCAAGAGCCGGACGACAGCGGTCGCCGATTCGAACCTGGAACGACTGGACGACGGCGGTCATCTGTCGGTCGCGGAGTTCGAGATACTGGTCGACGTGACCGTCCTCTGCACCAACTGCGGCCGGTCATCTGACTTCGGCGAGTTGCTCGAGCACGGTGGCTGTCCCTGCGTCGGTGAAGCCGACTGA
- a CDS encoding archaea-specific SMC-related protein, with protein sequence MSERDDTATVTVHAENVGGIDETDVEFSPGVTVLSGRNATNRTSFLQALMAGLGSERASLKADASAGRVDLTIGDETYTRELRREGEGVWTGGEPYLADPTLADLYAFLLESNEARRAVALGDDLRELIMRPVDTTEIKAEIQRLEARKRQLDERLAATQDLQDERAQLRQRQEELDAEIAEKREDLHATEETIEEMDASLAEAGAETDELDARLSELRDARGELEDVRFHLETERESLASVTDRLAELEAEERDETAGLDEDPADIERRVDSLHDRIQSVNSTINRLQGIVEFNREMLDGQNDEVVAALDEYDGTDGGTLTDALVPDETVVCWTCGNEADRSAISETVEQLESLCKDKLEERQELDRERAELQSTLDELEAQREQREQRARERAQRQAEQGEHEERIEDLEARETALHDRIEDLEQEVEALEAEEYEDILEQHREANRLQFDVDRLVDEQQEVADRIEEIDRELGEREELESTREEVTAELTDLRTRIDRLESRAVSAFNEHMETVLELLGYENLERVWIERVERTERAGRRNVEKTAFELHVVRETADGEVYEDSVEHLSESEREVIGLVFALAGYLVHEVHETVPFVLLDSIEAIDSDRIAALVEYFESYTDYLVVALLPEDAAAMDESYTRVTEI encoded by the coding sequence ATGAGCGAACGAGACGATACAGCCACGGTCACCGTCCACGCCGAGAACGTCGGCGGTATCGACGAGACCGATGTCGAGTTCTCACCGGGGGTGACGGTACTCTCTGGGCGGAACGCGACGAACCGGACCTCGTTCTTACAGGCGCTGATGGCGGGCCTCGGGAGCGAACGGGCATCACTCAAGGCAGATGCATCAGCCGGGCGGGTAGACCTCACCATCGGAGACGAGACGTACACACGAGAGCTCAGACGGGAGGGAGAGGGAGTCTGGACCGGTGGCGAGCCGTACCTCGCCGATCCGACCCTCGCGGACCTCTATGCCTTCTTGCTGGAGTCGAACGAGGCCCGGCGCGCGGTCGCGCTCGGTGACGACCTCCGGGAACTCATCATGCGACCGGTCGACACAACCGAGATCAAGGCCGAGATTCAGCGTCTGGAGGCCCGGAAACGACAGCTCGACGAACGGCTCGCGGCGACCCAGGACCTGCAGGACGAACGAGCACAGCTCCGACAGCGCCAGGAGGAACTCGACGCCGAGATCGCCGAGAAGCGCGAGGACCTGCATGCGACCGAGGAGACCATCGAGGAGATGGACGCGAGCCTCGCGGAGGCAGGGGCCGAGACGGACGAACTCGATGCCAGGCTCAGCGAACTGAGGGACGCGCGAGGGGAGCTCGAAGACGTCCGCTTCCACCTCGAAACGGAGCGCGAGAGCCTCGCGTCGGTGACCGACCGGCTGGCCGAACTGGAGGCCGAAGAACGCGACGAGACGGCGGGCCTCGACGAGGACCCTGCCGACATCGAGCGCCGCGTCGACTCGTTGCACGACCGGATACAGTCCGTCAACAGCACGATAAACCGGCTGCAGGGCATCGTCGAATTCAACCGAGAGATGCTCGACGGCCAGAACGACGAGGTCGTCGCGGCGCTGGACGAGTACGACGGGACCGACGGCGGGACGCTGACCGACGCGCTGGTACCGGACGAGACCGTCGTCTGCTGGACGTGTGGAAACGAGGCGGACAGGAGCGCCATCTCGGAGACCGTCGAGCAGCTCGAATCGCTCTGTAAGGACAAACTCGAGGAGCGACAGGAACTGGACCGGGAGCGAGCAGAACTCCAGTCGACGCTCGACGAACTGGAGGCACAGCGAGAACAGCGCGAGCAACGGGCGCGAGAGCGGGCACAGCGACAGGCAGAGCAGGGCGAGCACGAGGAACGCATCGAGGACCTGGAGGCCCGGGAGACCGCTCTCCACGACCGTATCGAGGACCTCGAACAGGAGGTCGAAGCCCTCGAAGCGGAGGAGTACGAGGACATCCTCGAACAGCACCGGGAGGCGAACCGGCTCCAGTTCGACGTCGATCGGCTCGTGGACGAACAACAGGAGGTGGCCGACCGAATCGAGGAGATAGACCGCGAGCTCGGCGAACGAGAAGAGCTCGAATCGACGCGCGAGGAGGTCACGGCGGAGCTGACCGACCTCCGGACCCGCATCGACCGGCTCGAATCCCGCGCCGTCTCGGCGTTCAACGAGCATATGGAGACGGTGCTGGAGCTCCTCGGGTACGAGAACCTCGAACGCGTCTGGATAGAACGGGTGGAGCGGACGGAACGAGCGGGCAGACGGAACGTGGAAAAGACCGCCTTCGAGCTTCACGTGGTCCGGGAAACCGCGGACGGCGAGGTGTACGAGGACAGTGTCGAGCACCTGAGCGAATCCGAACGAGAGGTCATCGGACTCGTGTTCGCCCTCGCGGGCTACCTCGTCCACGAGGTCCACGAGACCGTCCCCTTCGTCCTCCTCGATTCCATCGAGGCGATAGACTCCGACCGGATCGCGGCGCTGGTCGAGTACTTCGAGTCCTACACCGACTACCTCGTGGTCGCGTTACTCCCCGAGGACGCCGCCGCGATGGACGAGTCGTACACTCGCGTGACGGAGATATAG
- a CDS encoding transcription initiation factor IIB family protein: MTRKDSIGSDVPSGRENAPLQCPECGGSLLNDDTHGETVCIDCGLVVAEDEIDRGPEWQAFSSDEADQRSRVGAPVSVLWHDKGLSTTIDWKNADSSGAPLSHNQRRQMERLRVWNQRFTMENSKKRNLRQALGEIDRMASALGLPTDVRETASVIYRRALKEDLLPGRSIESIATASLYIAARQVGIPRTIDEVIEVSRIEDSDFRRAYRTLVRELNLVVQLADPKDYVRRYASQLGLSSEGERIAYQLLDNAQQKGLDSGKSPVTLAAAAVYAASVVTSEDITQRDVSEVANMSTVTIRTRYKELLNATPEYSGFTQ; encoded by the coding sequence ATGACACGAAAGGACAGCATCGGAAGCGACGTCCCGTCGGGTCGCGAGAACGCACCACTCCAGTGTCCGGAATGTGGTGGGTCGCTCCTGAACGACGATACGCATGGTGAGACGGTTTGTATAGACTGCGGTCTCGTGGTCGCGGAAGACGAGATCGACCGCGGCCCGGAGTGGCAGGCGTTCTCCTCTGACGAGGCCGACCAGCGCAGCCGCGTCGGTGCGCCCGTCTCTGTTCTCTGGCACGACAAGGGGTTGTCGACGACCATCGACTGGAAGAACGCAGACAGCAGCGGCGCGCCGCTGAGCCACAACCAGCGTCGACAGATGGAACGCCTCCGCGTGTGGAACCAGCGCTTCACCATGGAGAACTCGAAGAAGCGCAACCTCCGGCAGGCACTCGGTGAGATCGACCGGATGGCGAGCGCGCTCGGGCTCCCGACCGACGTTCGCGAGACCGCCTCTGTCATCTACCGGCGCGCGCTCAAGGAGGACCTGCTCCCGGGCCGGAGCATCGAGTCGATCGCGACGGCGTCGCTCTACATCGCCGCCAGACAGGTCGGCATCCCGCGAACCATCGACGAGGTCATCGAGGTCAGCCGCATCGAGGACAGCGACTTCCGCCGAGCCTACCGGACGCTCGTCCGGGAGCTGAACCTCGTCGTCCAGCTCGCCGACCCGAAGGACTACGTGCGCCGGTACGCGTCCCAGCTCGGCCTCTCCTCGGAGGGCGAACGTATCGCGTACCAGCTGCTCGACAACGCCCAGCAGAAGGGCCTCGACAGTGGCAAGAGCCCAGTGACACTCGCAGCAGCCGCCGTCTACGCCGCGTCCGTGGTGACCTCGGAGGACATCACCCAGCGGGACGTCTCGGAGGTCGCGAACATGAGCACCGTGACCATCAGAACCCGGTACAAAGAGCTCCTGAACGCGACCCCGGAGTATAGCGGCTTCACCCAGTAA
- a CDS encoding DUF63 family protein — protein MSGSYLFSFGGVPRSMGPGGTALLDASGLGSHVLVGSFDPVLLHPFHTLALVLAVARIFVLMRAKGLYATEELVIGFFPWVAVSAALSVFGQVVVLPEQVLPFLSTPLVYLTAFVLGGHLWLYLANPEQRSPREQAESVAITGILCLAPITGATIALSGREVHPLWSLVAVLVAVSISVIIWAYVDQFHPGVTGNAGLLGFAVVFGHLLDASTTVIGIDIFGLAEQTPLSWEIMKFAATLPTADVLGMAWLFLVVKVVIALGIVYVFSHAITDARHRSIVLGMAATAGFGPALHNLFLYAIL, from the coding sequence ATGTCAGGAAGCTATCTGTTCTCGTTCGGGGGCGTACCGCGGTCGATGGGACCGGGAGGCACCGCTCTCCTCGACGCCAGCGGGCTGGGGAGCCACGTCCTCGTGGGGTCGTTCGACCCCGTCCTGTTGCACCCGTTCCACACGCTCGCGCTGGTGCTGGCGGTGGCACGTATCTTCGTCCTCATGCGGGCGAAGGGGCTGTACGCGACCGAGGAGCTCGTTATCGGGTTCTTCCCGTGGGTGGCCGTCTCGGCGGCGCTCTCGGTCTTCGGCCAGGTCGTCGTCCTGCCCGAACAGGTCCTCCCGTTCCTCTCCACGCCGCTGGTCTACCTGACGGCGTTCGTCCTCGGCGGCCACCTCTGGTTGTACCTCGCGAACCCGGAGCAGCGCTCGCCCAGAGAACAGGCAGAGTCGGTCGCCATCACGGGCATCCTGTGTCTGGCACCGATCACCGGGGCGACCATCGCCCTGAGTGGCCGCGAGGTCCACCCGCTCTGGTCGCTCGTGGCGGTGCTGGTCGCGGTGTCGATCTCGGTCATCATCTGGGCCTACGTGGACCAGTTCCACCCCGGCGTCACCGGCAACGCCGGCCTGCTCGGCTTCGCGGTGGTGTTCGGCCACCTGCTCGACGCGAGCACGACCGTCATCGGTATCGACATCTTCGGCCTTGCCGAGCAGACGCCGCTCTCCTGGGAGATCATGAAGTTCGCCGCCACGTTGCCAACGGCCGACGTGCTCGGGATGGCCTGGCTGTTCCTGGTCGTGAAGGTCGTCATCGCGCTCGGCATCGTCTACGTCTTCAGCCACGCCATCACCGACGCGAGACACCGGAGTATCGTCCTCGGGATGGCCGCCACCGCTGGCTTCGGGCCTGCACTCCACAACCTGTTCCTGTACGCGATTCTCTGA